Proteins from a single region of Paraburkholderia sp. PGU19:
- a CDS encoding metallophosphoesterase, whose protein sequence is MPKKSSVGTSASNGSGRVLVAPVFSQPQPTPDPQTFIVRHASDVAAYKIIDELNREHKLKALPFPVPRGGVEPRLTLADVINNDQTILNQINANGQIVFHSTGDCGSTGGPKTQNEVSDKMVSDFDETDPAEVPQFNFLLGDIVYSFGEAQYYYDQFYEPYRDYHAPILAVAGNHDGMISPLQHEKSLQAFLRNFCSDCFQVSPDAGNLSRTAQIQPGVFFTFEAPFVRIIALYSNTLEDPGVISNSDIGNSQLKFLRAALTRVKKEGYTGALLFAHHHPPYVARGRHGWSIEMQQQIDAICNEVGVWPHADLAGHAHNYQRFTRTRPDGTQIPYMVCGNGGHNVQRLTTNGQPPLRAPQLIQAASKDTDAVLIENYDDQNYGYLRIIANDTQLRIEYHAAVDGPHTKAPDDQVTVDLATRQISHYVARNAGIPTLAARIREFAQSAKRKR, encoded by the coding sequence ATGCCAAAGAAGAGCTCAGTTGGAACGTCAGCCAGCAACGGCAGCGGCCGCGTGCTCGTCGCACCCGTTTTCTCGCAGCCGCAGCCTACGCCCGATCCGCAAACCTTCATCGTCAGGCACGCATCCGATGTGGCAGCCTACAAGATCATCGACGAACTCAACCGTGAGCACAAACTCAAGGCCCTTCCGTTTCCTGTGCCGCGCGGTGGCGTCGAGCCCCGGCTGACACTCGCGGACGTGATCAACAACGATCAGACCATCCTCAACCAGATCAATGCGAACGGACAGATCGTTTTTCATTCGACGGGCGATTGCGGCAGTACCGGAGGCCCGAAAACACAGAACGAAGTCTCCGACAAGATGGTCAGCGATTTCGACGAAACCGATCCTGCCGAAGTGCCGCAATTCAACTTTCTGCTGGGCGACATCGTCTACAGCTTTGGCGAGGCCCAGTACTACTACGACCAGTTCTATGAGCCCTATCGTGACTATCACGCGCCGATTCTCGCAGTCGCCGGCAATCATGACGGGATGATCTCGCCTTTGCAGCATGAAAAAAGTCTGCAGGCGTTTCTGCGAAACTTCTGCTCCGACTGCTTTCAGGTCTCGCCCGACGCGGGCAACCTTTCACGTACTGCACAGATTCAACCGGGAGTCTTCTTTACATTCGAAGCCCCGTTCGTTCGCATCATCGCGTTGTATAGCAATACGCTCGAAGATCCGGGCGTGATTTCGAACAGCGACATCGGCAACAGCCAGCTGAAGTTTCTCAGGGCCGCGTTGACGCGGGTGAAGAAGGAAGGCTACACGGGCGCATTGCTGTTCGCGCATCATCATCCGCCATATGTCGCGCGCGGACGTCATGGCTGGAGTATCGAGATGCAGCAGCAGATCGATGCGATCTGCAATGAGGTGGGCGTATGGCCTCATGCCGATCTGGCAGGACACGCGCACAACTATCAGCGTTTTACACGCACACGTCCTGACGGAACCCAGATTCCGTACATGGTGTGCGGCAACGGCGGGCACAACGTGCAGCGACTGACCACCAACGGACAACCGCCGCTTCGTGCACCGCAGCTGATTCAGGCCGCATCGAAGGACACCGATGCCGTGCTCATCGAAAACTACGACGACCAGAACTACGGCTATTTGCGCATCATCGCGAACGACACCCAGTTGCGGATCGAATATCACGCCGCCGTCGACGGACCGCATACCAAGGCGCCCGACGATCAGGTGACCGTGGATCTGGCCACACGCCAGATTTCGCACTACGTTGCCCGCAATGCCGGCATACCCACACTGGCCGCGCGCATCCGGGAGTTCGCGCAAAGCGCGAAACGCAAACGCTGA